From Nomascus leucogenys isolate Asia chromosome 15, Asia_NLE_v1, whole genome shotgun sequence, a single genomic window includes:
- the PATE3 gene encoding prostate and testis expressed protein 3, translating into MNKHFLFLFLLCCLIVAVTSLRCITCHLRTRTDRCRRGFGVCTAQKDEACMLLRIYQRNTLQISYMVCQKFCRDMTFDLRNRTYVHTCCNYNYCNFEL; encoded by the exons ATGAACAAACACTTCttgttccttttcctcctttgctGCCTCATTGTGG CAGTGACATCACTTCGGTGCATAACATGCCACCTTCGCACACGGACAGACCGCTGTAGAAGAGGCTTTGGTGTCTGTACTGCTCAGAAGGACGAGGCATGCATGCTTTTAAGGATCTACCAGC GCAATACTCTCCAGATATCATACATGGTGTGTCAGAAATTCTGCAGAGACATGACATTTGATCTCAGGAATCGGACTTACGTTCATACATGCTGCAACTACAATTACTGTAACTTCGAACTCTAA